Proteins encoded by one window of Pseudomonas sp. PSKL.D1:
- a CDS encoding branched-chain amino acid ABC transporter substrate-binding protein, translated as MIKISKLFAAMVLAGVASHSFAADTIKIGIAGPKTGPVTQYGDMQFIGAKQAIKDINAKGGVDGKMLEAKEYDDACDPKQAVAVANKVVNDGVKFVIGHLCSSSTQPASDIYEDEGVIMITPAATSPEITARGYKLIFRTIGLDSAQGPAAGNYIADHVKPKVVAVLHDKQQYGEGIATAVKQTLEGKGTKVAVFEGLNAGDKDFSSIIQKLKQNNVDFVYYGGYHPELGLILRQAQEKGLKAKFMGPEGVGNDSISQIAQNASEGLLVTLPKSFDADPANKAIVDAIKADGKDPSGPFVFPAYSAVELIAEGIKAAKSEDTDKVAAAIHAGTFKTPTGELSFDAKGDLKDFKFVVYEWHFGKPKTEVSPQ; from the coding sequence ATGATCAAGATTTCCAAGCTGTTCGCCGCAATGGTTCTGGCCGGGGTAGCCAGCCATTCGTTTGCCGCCGACACCATCAAAATTGGCATCGCCGGCCCGAAAACCGGGCCAGTGACCCAATACGGCGACATGCAGTTCATCGGCGCCAAACAGGCCATCAAGGACATCAACGCCAAGGGCGGCGTCGATGGCAAAATGCTTGAGGCCAAGGAATACGACGACGCGTGCGACCCTAAACAGGCCGTGGCAGTCGCCAACAAAGTGGTCAACGACGGCGTCAAGTTCGTCATCGGCCACCTGTGCTCCAGCTCCACCCAGCCAGCGTCCGACATCTACGAAGACGAAGGCGTGATCATGATCACCCCGGCTGCCACCAGCCCGGAAATCACCGCCCGTGGCTACAAGCTGATCTTCCGTACCATCGGCCTGGACAGCGCCCAGGGCCCGGCGGCCGGCAACTACATCGCCGACCACGTCAAGCCTAAGGTTGTTGCCGTACTGCACGACAAGCAGCAATACGGTGAAGGCATCGCCACCGCGGTCAAGCAAACCCTCGAAGGCAAAGGCACGAAGGTTGCCGTCTTCGAAGGCCTGAACGCCGGTGACAAGGACTTCTCCTCGATCATCCAGAAGCTCAAGCAAAACAACGTCGACTTCGTTTACTACGGCGGCTACCACCCAGAGCTGGGCCTGATCCTGCGCCAAGCTCAGGAAAAAGGCCTGAAAGCCAAATTCATGGGCCCGGAAGGCGTGGGTAACGACTCCATTTCGCAGATCGCCCAGAACGCCTCCGAAGGCTTGCTGGTTACCCTGCCGAAGTCCTTTGACGCAGACCCTGCGAACAAGGCCATCGTCGACGCTATCAAGGCTGATGGCAAAGACCCGAGCGGCCCGTTCGTGTTCCCGGCCTACTCGGCTGTTGAGCTGATCGCCGAAGGCATCAAGGCTGCCAAGTCCGAAGACACCGACAAGGTGGCTGCTGCCATCCACGCCGGCACCTTCAAGACCCCGACCGGCGAGCTGTCGTTCGACGCCAAAGGCGATCTGAAAGACTTCAAGTTCGTGGTCTACGAATGGCACTTCGGCAAGCCGAAAACCGAAGTATCCCCTCAGTAA
- a CDS encoding DUF2288 domain-containing protein, translating to MTDQTSTLYAKLLGETATIEWKALERFWAKGDLIWVDPSLDLIAVAEAMAENRSEIFAKWRNDGVVGPVSAEQALDLQNRDPEIWAVVVSPFIVIQAKATE from the coding sequence ATGACTGATCAAACAAGCACCCTCTATGCCAAATTGCTCGGCGAGACGGCGACAATCGAGTGGAAAGCTTTGGAGCGTTTCTGGGCCAAGGGTGACCTGATTTGGGTCGACCCCAGCCTGGACCTGATCGCGGTTGCCGAGGCAATGGCCGAGAATCGCAGCGAGATCTTCGCCAAGTGGCGTAATGATGGCGTGGTTGGGCCTGTGTCGGCAGAGCAAGCGCTCGACCTGCAAAACCGCGATCCAGAGATATGGGCAGTGGTGGTATCACCGTTCATCGTCATTCAGGCCAAGGCGACCGAATAA
- a CDS encoding NAD(P)-dependent oxidoreductase, with translation MSTALPTLGFAGIGLMGLPMCRRLLAAGFPLIVWNRSPEKCASLVAAGARMVATPAVLAQECDLVLLCLADTAVVRDVVFGDQGVAQGGSRGQLLVDFSSLEPTATREMAAELAALCGMAWLDAPVSGGTPGAEAGTLAIMVGGDTADLQRARPVLEVLGQRVTHMGGVGAGQVTKACNQMIVACNALVIAEVVALAEQSGVDATLIAEALAGGFADSKPLQILAPQMAESRFEPVKWHVRTLLKDLDGAVKLAREQGAATPLSGLAAQLMRLHGSQGYLQKDPATLVELYRSKP, from the coding sequence ATGAGCACTGCATTACCCACCCTTGGATTCGCCGGTATCGGGCTGATGGGCCTGCCCATGTGCCGTCGCCTGCTGGCCGCCGGTTTTCCGCTGATCGTGTGGAACCGCAGCCCGGAAAAATGCGCATCCTTGGTTGCCGCCGGTGCCCGAATGGTGGCCACTCCCGCCGTGCTGGCTCAGGAATGCGACCTGGTACTGCTGTGCCTGGCCGACACGGCGGTGGTACGTGATGTGGTGTTTGGTGACCAGGGCGTTGCTCAAGGTGGCAGCCGTGGCCAGTTGCTGGTCGACTTTTCCAGCCTTGAACCCACTGCCACCCGTGAGATGGCTGCCGAACTGGCGGCCCTGTGCGGCATGGCCTGGCTGGATGCGCCGGTTTCCGGTGGCACGCCGGGGGCGGAGGCGGGTACGTTGGCGATCATGGTCGGCGGCGATACGGCTGATTTGCAGCGTGCGCGGCCAGTACTGGAAGTGCTTGGCCAGCGGGTGACCCACATGGGCGGGGTGGGGGCAGGGCAAGTGACCAAGGCCTGCAACCAGATGATCGTGGCGTGCAATGCGTTGGTCATTGCAGAAGTAGTGGCTTTGGCTGAGCAGTCTGGCGTAGATGCAACATTGATCGCAGAGGCCCTGGCCGGTGGTTTCGCCGACTCCAAACCGCTGCAGATCCTGGCCCCACAAATGGCCGAAAGCCGCTTCGAACCCGTAAAATGGCACGTACGCACGCTGCTGAAGGACCTCGACGGCGCGGTCAAACTGGCCCGCGAGCAGGGCGCGGCAACGCCGCTCAGTGGCCTCGCCGCGCAGTTGATGCGACTTCACGGTAGCCAGGGGTATCTGCAAAAAGATCCGGCGACCCTTGTAGAGCTGTATCGCAGCAAGCCGTAA
- a CDS encoding putative bifunctional diguanylate cyclase/phosphodiesterase, whose protein sequence is MEWLGLQLFAELPATGRIVIDCRHEPLLVLIAFAVASAACFATLDMAERQSHSENPRAQRQWRMLGACCLAGGIWAMHFISMLAFQAPLEVHYDASLTGLSLLIALVVAWLAMSSLDRSEMRPLHYLQSALLIGLGIVLMHFVGMAALQTGAQQYYQTGLLLTSAAIALLTSLAALLLARYFRNGAGTLHQAMKYGASLLMAGGIIATHFTAMAAMTLVIPADTALRLPSGDNSLQLGLTVAFITLLISGSCISAALADKKLQSKEEDLRRYSMLLNQLDQARASLQQAAHYDALTNLINRRGFNQVFAERLAEQDPSQDRLAVMFLDIDHFKRINDSLGHDAGDQLLKVIAGHIKAATRSHDLVARFGGDEFCVVTSLKGHDDARHLAQRIMQRMKDPIDLSGRRMVMSTSIGISIYPDDGLTAEELLKHADLALYQSKGSGRNSLHFFNNSLKSRATLELQLEEELRVALLEERGLCVHYQPIFDLQSGQVAKLEALVRWQHPQHGLLSPDRFIGIAEANGLIVDLDLWVLRHACEDLAQLHRHGYTSLKVTVNCSAVTLGHEPLANEVEMALFQAGIAPRHLEIEVTENALMGDIQRTICLLKRIRAQGVSLSVDDFGTGYSSLAYLKHLPLDVLKIDRSFLQGVPGSQKDREIVQAIIIMAHTLHLQVVSEGVETIEQYAFLEANGCNFLQGYLLSRPVPLADLRPILDQLDRQQAAITACCDTALQGSPDLFADTPGYREVASTARRGH, encoded by the coding sequence ATGGAATGGCTGGGTCTGCAACTATTCGCCGAACTCCCTGCAACCGGACGGATCGTCATCGATTGCAGGCATGAACCGTTACTGGTTCTGATCGCTTTTGCCGTGGCCAGCGCTGCCTGCTTTGCCACGCTCGACATGGCCGAGCGCCAGTCACACAGCGAGAACCCGCGCGCGCAACGCCAATGGCGAATGCTCGGCGCCTGCTGCCTCGCCGGTGGTATCTGGGCCATGCACTTCATCAGCATGCTGGCCTTCCAGGCCCCCCTGGAAGTGCATTACGACGCCTCGCTGACCGGCCTTTCATTGCTGATTGCCCTGGTGGTGGCCTGGCTGGCCATGTCCAGCCTCGACCGCAGTGAAATGCGCCCGCTGCATTACCTGCAAAGTGCCTTGCTCATTGGCCTGGGTATCGTGCTGATGCACTTTGTCGGCATGGCCGCCTTGCAAACCGGCGCCCAGCAGTACTACCAAACCGGCCTGTTGCTCACCAGTGCAGCCATCGCCCTGCTCACCAGCCTTGCGGCCTTGCTGTTGGCCCGCTACTTCCGCAACGGCGCTGGCACATTGCACCAAGCCATGAAATATGGCGCCAGCCTGCTGATGGCTGGCGGCATCATCGCCACCCACTTCACCGCCATGGCGGCCATGACCCTGGTGATCCCGGCCGACACCGCGTTGCGCCTGCCTTCTGGCGATAACAGCCTGCAACTGGGGCTGACGGTCGCGTTCATCACCCTGTTGATCAGCGGCAGCTGCATCAGCGCTGCCCTGGCGGACAAAAAGCTGCAAAGCAAGGAAGAAGACTTGCGCCGCTACAGCATGCTGCTCAACCAGCTGGACCAGGCCCGAGCCTCGTTGCAGCAAGCGGCCCATTACGACGCCCTGACCAACCTCATCAACCGGCGCGGCTTCAACCAGGTGTTCGCCGAACGCCTCGCTGAACAAGACCCCAGCCAGGACCGGCTGGCGGTCATGTTCCTCGACATCGACCACTTCAAGCGCATCAACGACAGCCTCGGCCATGATGCCGGCGACCAACTGCTGAAAGTCATCGCGGGCCACATCAAGGCCGCCACTCGCAGCCACGACCTGGTCGCTCGCTTTGGCGGCGACGAGTTTTGCGTTGTCACCAGCCTCAAGGGCCACGACGATGCACGGCACCTGGCGCAGCGCATCATGCAGCGGATGAAAGACCCGATCGACCTGAGCGGGCGACGCATGGTCATGTCCACCAGCATCGGCATCAGCATTTACCCCGACGATGGGCTGACGGCTGAAGAGCTGCTCAAACACGCCGACCTGGCCCTGTATCAGTCCAAGGGGAGCGGGCGCAACAGCCTGCATTTCTTCAACAACAGCCTGAAAAGCCGCGCCACACTGGAGTTGCAACTGGAAGAAGAACTGCGCGTGGCCCTGCTGGAAGAACGCGGCCTGTGTGTGCACTACCAGCCTATCTTCGACCTGCAAAGCGGCCAGGTGGCCAAGCTGGAAGCGCTGGTGCGCTGGCAGCACCCGCAGCACGGCTTGCTGAGCCCGGACCGCTTCATCGGCATCGCTGAAGCCAACGGCCTGATCGTGGACCTCGACCTGTGGGTGCTACGCCACGCCTGCGAGGACCTGGCGCAGCTACATCGTCACGGCTACACCAGCCTCAAAGTCACGGTGAACTGCTCGGCAGTGACATTGGGCCACGAACCACTGGCCAACGAGGTAGAGATGGCGCTGTTCCAGGCGGGCATTGCGCCCCGCCACCTGGAAATCGAAGTGACCGAGAACGCGTTGATGGGCGATATCCAGCGCACTATCTGCCTGCTCAAACGCATCCGCGCACAGGGGGTAAGCCTGTCGGTCGATGACTTCGGCACCGGCTATTCCTCGCTGGCCTACCTCAAACACCTGCCACTGGATGTGCTCAAGATCGACCGATCGTTCCTGCAAGGCGTACCGGGCAGCCAGAAAGACCGCGAAATCGTGCAAGCCATCATCATCATGGCCCACACCCTGCACCTGCAGGTGGTCAGCGAAGGCGTCGAGACCATCGAGCAGTACGCGTTTCTGGAGGCCAACGGCTGCAACTTCCTGCAAGGTTACCTGCTAAGCCGCCCGGTGCCGCTTGCAGACCTGCGGCCGATCCTCGATCAGCTCGACCGCCAGCAAGCCGCCATTACGGCTTGCTGCGATACAGCTCTACAAGGGTCGCCGGATCTTTTTGCAGATACCCCTGGCTACCGTGAAGTCGCATCAACTGCGCGGCGAGGCCACTGA
- the rapA gene encoding RNA polymerase-associated protein RapA, with protein MAQQYQPGQRWISDSEAELGLGTILAQDGRLLTVLYPATGDTRQYSLRNAPLTRVRFSPGDQITHFEGWKLTVREVEDIDGLMVYHGLDQQNQARTLPETQLSNFIQFRLASDRLFAGQIDPLSWFSLRYNTLQHTSKQMLSSLWGLGGCRAQPIAHQLHIAREVADRSAPRVLLADEVGLGKTIEAGLVIHRQLLSGRASRVLILVPENLQHQWLVEMRRRFNLQVALFDAERFIESDASNPFEDAQLALVALEWLVDDEKAQDALFAAGWDLMVVDEAHHLVWHEEQASPEYSLVEQLAQVIPGVLLLTATPEQLGQDSHFARLRLLDPNRFHDLAAFRAESENYRPVAEAVQELLDEGRLSPKAHATIQGFLGAEGEALLAAVSDGDSQASARLIRELLDRHGTGRVLFRNTRAAIQGFPERQLHPYPLANPEQYGILPAGEHAELYPEVAFQAQGEASEEERWWRFDPRVDWLIDTLKMLKRTKVLVICAHAETAMDLEDALRVRSGIPATVFHEGMNILERDRAAAYFADEEFGAQVLICSEIGSEGRNFQFAHHLVMFDLPAHPDLLEQRIGRLDRIGQKHTIELHIPYLQDSPQERLFQWYHEGLNAFLNTCPTGNALQHQFGPRLLQMLEGGDAKAWDALVAEARGERERLEAELHSGRDRLLELNSGGAGEGQALVEAILEQDDQFALPIYMETLFDAFGIDSEDHSENALILKPSEKMLDASFPLGDDEGVTITYDRAQALSREDMQFLTWEHPMVQGGMDLVLSGSMGNTAVALIKNKALKPGTVLLELLFVSEVVAPRSLQLGRYLPPAALRCLLDANGNDLASRVAFETLNDQLESVPRASANKFVQAQRDVLATRISGGEAKVMPTHVERVAEAQRRLAAEADEELARLTALKAVNPSVRDSEIDALRKLREDGLAMLDKAALRLEAIRVLVAG; from the coding sequence ATGGCGCAGCAGTATCAACCGGGGCAACGCTGGATCAGCGACAGCGAAGCGGAGCTTGGCCTGGGGACCATTCTGGCCCAGGATGGCCGCTTGCTGACCGTGCTTTACCCAGCCACCGGCGACACCCGCCAGTATTCCCTGCGCAACGCGCCGCTGACCCGCGTGCGCTTCTCGCCAGGTGACCAGATCACGCACTTCGAAGGCTGGAAGCTGACCGTGCGCGAAGTCGAGGACATCGACGGCCTGATGGTTTACCACGGCCTCGACCAGCAGAACCAGGCACGTACCCTGCCGGAAACCCAGCTGTCGAACTTCATCCAGTTCCGCCTGGCCAGCGACCGCCTGTTTGCCGGCCAGATCGACCCGCTGTCGTGGTTCAGCCTGCGTTACAACACCCTGCAACACACCAGCAAGCAAATGCTGTCGTCGCTGTGGGGCCTGGGCGGCTGCCGCGCTCAACCGATCGCTCACCAGTTGCACATTGCCCGCGAAGTGGCCGACCGCAGCGCGCCGCGTGTACTGCTGGCCGACGAAGTGGGCCTGGGTAAAACCATCGAAGCCGGCCTGGTGATCCATCGCCAGCTGCTTTCGGGCCGTGCCAGCCGCGTGCTGATCCTGGTGCCGGAAAACCTCCAGCACCAGTGGCTGGTGGAAATGCGCCGGCGCTTCAACCTGCAGGTAGCGCTGTTCGACGCTGAACGCTTTATCGAGAGCGACGCCAGCAACCCGTTCGAAGACGCCCAGCTGGCGCTGGTGGCACTGGAGTGGCTGGTCGACGACGAAAAGGCCCAGGACGCGCTATTCGCCGCCGGTTGGGACCTGATGGTGGTCGACGAGGCCCACCACCTGGTATGGCACGAAGAACAGGCCAGCCCCGAGTACAGCCTGGTCGAACAACTGGCCCAGGTAATCCCGGGCGTGCTGCTGCTCACCGCCACCCCGGAACAACTCGGCCAGGACAGCCACTTCGCGCGCCTGCGCCTGCTCGACCCCAACCGTTTCCACGACCTGGCCGCCTTCCGCGCCGAGAGCGAAAACTATCGCCCGGTGGCCGAAGCTGTACAGGAGCTGCTCGACGAAGGCCGCCTTTCGCCCAAGGCCCACGCCACCATCCAGGGCTTCCTGGGTGCCGAAGGCGAAGCGCTGCTGGCTGCGGTCAGCGATGGCGACAGCCAGGCCAGTGCCCGCCTGATCCGCGAACTGCTGGACCGCCACGGCACCGGCCGCGTGCTGTTCCGTAACACCCGTGCGGCAATCCAGGGCTTCCCGGAGCGCCAGTTGCACCCCTACCCGCTGGCCAACCCGGAGCAATACGGCATCCTGCCAGCCGGCGAGCATGCCGAGCTGTACCCGGAAGTGGCCTTCCAGGCACAAGGCGAAGCCAGCGAGGAAGAGCGCTGGTGGCGCTTCGACCCTCGCGTCGACTGGCTGATCGACACCCTGAAGATGCTCAAGCGCACCAAAGTATTGGTGATCTGCGCACATGCGGAAACCGCCATGGACCTGGAAGACGCCTTGCGCGTGCGCTCCGGCATCCCGGCAACCGTGTTCCACGAAGGCATGAACATCCTCGAACGCGACCGCGCCGCCGCCTACTTCGCCGATGAAGAGTTCGGCGCCCAAGTGCTGATCTGCTCGGAAATCGGCAGTGAAGGCCGCAACTTCCAGTTCGCCCATCACTTGGTGATGTTCGACCTGCCGGCCCACCCCGACTTGCTCGAACAGCGCATCGGCCGCCTCGACCGGATCGGCCAGAAGCACACCATTGAGTTGCACATCCCGTACCTGCAGGACAGCCCGCAGGAGCGCCTGTTCCAGTGGTACCACGAAGGCCTCAATGCCTTCCTCAATACCTGCCCGACCGGCAATGCCCTGCAACATCAGTTTGGCCCGCGTCTGCTGCAAATGCTTGAAGGCGGCGACGCCAAGGCCTGGGACGCGCTGGTGGCCGAGGCACGCGGTGAGCGCGAGCGCCTGGAAGCCGAACTGCACAGTGGCCGCGACCGCCTGCTGGAGCTGAACTCCGGCGGTGCTGGCGAAGGCCAGGCGCTGGTTGAAGCCATCCTTGAGCAAGACGACCAGTTCGCCCTGCCGATCTACATGGAAACCCTGTTCGACGCTTTTGGCATCGACAGCGAAGACCATTCGGAAAACGCGCTGATCCTCAAGCCGAGCGAGAAAATGCTCGACGCCAGCTTCCCGCTGGGCGACGACGAAGGTGTGACCATCACCTACGACCGTGCCCAGGCGCTGTCACGCGAAGACATGCAGTTCCTCACCTGGGAACACCCCATGGTGCAGGGCGGCATGGATTTGGTGCTGTCCGGCTCGATGGGCAACACGGCCGTGGCGCTGATCAAGAACAAAGCGCTCAAGCCAGGCACTGTCTTGCTGGAGCTGTTGTTCGTCAGCGAAGTGGTGGCGCCGCGCAGCCTGCAACTGGGCCGCTATCTGCCACCCGCGGCGTTGCGTTGCCTGCTCGATGCCAACGGCAACGACTTGGCATCGCGTGTAGCGTTCGAAACCCTGAACGACCAGCTGGAAAGCGTGCCACGGGCCAGCGCCAACAAGTTCGTGCAGGCCCAGCGCGATGTGCTCGCCACGCGTATCAGCGGCGGCGAAGCCAAGGTCATGCCGACCCATGTGGAGCGCGTGGCTGAAGCCCAGCGACGCCTGGCTGCCGAGGCTGACGAAGAACTGGCACGCCTGACAGCGCTCAAAGCCGTGAACCCGAGCGTGCGTGACAGCGAGATCGACGCTTTGCGCAAGCTGCGCGAAGATGGCCTGGCGATGCTGGACAAGGCAGCACTGCGCCTGGAAGCGATCCGCGTACTGGTCGCTGGCTGA
- a CDS encoding M949_RS01915 family surface polysaccharide biosynthesis protein, producing MPLTHRWLNASMAVGSLLLLAACEQKNFETLPAIPVEQLEVLGVQTPIKSVHFRDRDGEGLLVLSRSDGQAVDAESEQEVDKVVLKATLYARAGEKDAFKPRWQIEQETTCPGLDLDVDFYSDVTDVSDLNKDGVAEVTVASHSFCGGGIDPHDIAIEMREGQASYTITGQSQISPAGEEPIGGEREDSASLKNAPQAVRDHMDAVWQQVYKRPWSEASPPADDDPDDEAQ from the coding sequence ATGCCGCTCACGCACCGCTGGTTGAACGCCTCAATGGCCGTTGGCAGCTTGCTGCTGTTGGCCGCCTGCGAACAGAAAAACTTCGAAACCCTGCCTGCAATCCCGGTCGAGCAACTTGAAGTGTTGGGCGTGCAAACGCCTATCAAGAGCGTGCACTTTCGCGACCGCGACGGTGAAGGGCTGCTGGTGCTGAGCCGCAGCGACGGCCAGGCGGTGGATGCCGAGTCCGAGCAGGAAGTCGACAAGGTGGTGCTCAAGGCCACCTTGTATGCGCGAGCCGGTGAAAAGGACGCGTTCAAGCCGCGCTGGCAGATTGAACAGGAAACCACCTGCCCGGGCCTGGACCTGGATGTCGACTTTTACAGTGACGTTACCGATGTCAGTGACCTGAACAAGGACGGCGTCGCCGAAGTGACCGTGGCCAGCCATTCCTTTTGCGGTGGTGGCATCGACCCCCACGACATCGCCATCGAGATGCGCGAAGGCCAGGCCAGCTACACCATTACCGGGCAGTCACAAATCAGCCCGGCCGGTGAAGAGCCGATTGGCGGCGAGCGTGAAGACAGCGCTTCGCTGAAGAACGCGCCGCAGGCAGTGCGCGATCACATGGATGCTGTGTGGCAGCAGGTGTACAAGCGGCCCTGGAGCGAGGCCAGCCCGCCCGCCGATGATGACCCGGACGACGAGGCGCAGTAA
- a CDS encoding aspartate-semialdehyde dehydrogenase has product MLPPIIPLSAAPVTSQQDPVKPTPDIKPVVPAQPSSSESAIDLKHQRDPQEQALLLRDEQRRQQQRRNSKGDEERYAAVPGDEVNADNTVPVAPLMGEHPRQGLLVDIEV; this is encoded by the coding sequence ATGCTGCCGCCGATCATTCCGCTCAGTGCTGCCCCGGTGACCTCGCAACAGGACCCGGTCAAGCCGACCCCCGACATCAAGCCGGTGGTCCCCGCGCAGCCTTCGTCCAGTGAAAGTGCCATCGACCTCAAGCACCAGCGCGACCCGCAGGAGCAGGCGTTGCTGTTGCGTGACGAACAACGCCGCCAGCAGCAGCGGCGCAACAGCAAGGGCGATGAAGAGCGCTATGCAGCGGTGCCGGGTGACGAAGTCAATGCCGACAACACCGTGCCGGTGGCGCCGCTGATGGGCGAGCACCCACGCCAGGGGTTGCTGGTCGACATCGAAGTCTGA
- the ccoM gene encoding cytochrome c oxidase subunit CcoM, with amino-acid sequence MFFDNVVIAGVVTVGLMFAFFAGLGIFIWKDSHKRKPR; translated from the coding sequence ATGTTCTTCGACAACGTGGTTATCGCCGGTGTGGTGACGGTCGGGTTGATGTTCGCATTCTTTGCCGGCCTGGGCATTTTCATCTGGAAGGACTCGCACAAGCGCAAGCCGCGCTGA
- a CDS encoding FUSC family protein yields the protein MPITFQALFAPSNAAIKFAIKTLLGGGLALWLAMRWGLEQPSWALMTAFIVAQPLSGMVVQKGLARLAGTLVGTCMSVVLMALFAQTPWLFLIALALWLALCTAASTQLRSAWAYAFVLAGYTAAIIALPAISHPLQVFDQAVARCTEICLGIFCATATSALLWPMRVEQQLAGQARQAWQQGLQAGSAMLGGEDEARKGLLEILGRVVAIDAQREHAWFEGPRGRQRARGIRGLSQKLMVLLRIARSVRRQWRQLDEHEAARLAPWLEEVRALLAKPDQPSLLVLRQRVWDAAQGEQITSAEHFCLARMALLLDYAMAATRALDDVEAGRAPKDVPQGLAVHRDWSLALLFGSRSALAFLVMSAFWLATAWPSAPGGLVLTCVVCSLFASRENGAQIGLSFLRGILLAIPAAFLVGQILLPQWSSFAMLCLGMGVPLFPGALGMAHPRTGATATSYCLHFIVLVSPLNAMQFGVASMLNSALAMLVGVGAAVMAFRLLVLRHPAWLGRRLRAATQSDLVRLTRRDLRGADSWFGGRMADRLMQLARQAGELPEAERKRWDDGLHGLDIGDELVHLRMCLAVAQAPLGAAEREYLKHVEAVLADGPAAGRGHRLDAVSEQFLAALRRQSASDPLRLAEGAVLQLQKSWGKWCRWQEDAHGLA from the coding sequence GTGCCAATCACCTTCCAGGCCCTGTTCGCACCCAGCAACGCCGCCATCAAGTTCGCCATCAAGACCCTGCTCGGTGGCGGCCTGGCGTTGTGGCTGGCCATGCGCTGGGGGTTGGAGCAACCGTCCTGGGCATTGATGACCGCGTTCATCGTGGCCCAGCCATTGTCGGGCATGGTGGTGCAGAAGGGCCTGGCGCGGTTGGCTGGCACATTGGTCGGCACCTGCATGTCGGTGGTGTTGATGGCCCTGTTCGCCCAAACCCCATGGCTGTTTCTCATTGCTTTGGCCCTGTGGCTGGCCCTGTGCACGGCGGCGTCCACGCAGCTGCGCAGTGCCTGGGCGTATGCCTTCGTATTGGCCGGCTACACCGCCGCCATTATCGCCTTGCCCGCGATCAGCCACCCGCTGCAGGTGTTCGACCAGGCCGTGGCGCGCTGTACCGAGATTTGCCTGGGTATTTTTTGCGCAACCGCCACCAGCGCCTTGTTGTGGCCCATGCGCGTCGAGCAGCAACTGGCGGGCCAGGCACGTCAGGCCTGGCAGCAAGGGTTGCAGGCAGGTAGCGCAATGCTTGGCGGCGAGGACGAAGCGCGCAAAGGCCTGCTGGAAATCCTGGGGCGCGTCGTGGCCATTGATGCCCAGCGCGAACACGCCTGGTTCGAAGGGCCACGAGGGCGCCAGCGAGCCAGGGGTATTCGCGGGCTGAGCCAGAAGCTGATGGTGTTGCTGCGCATTGCGCGCTCGGTACGCCGGCAGTGGCGGCAACTGGATGAACATGAAGCCGCACGCCTGGCCCCCTGGCTGGAGGAAGTGCGGGCGTTGCTGGCCAAGCCGGACCAGCCGAGCCTGCTGGTACTGCGCCAGCGCGTGTGGGATGCCGCGCAGGGCGAGCAGATCACCTCGGCCGAGCACTTCTGCCTGGCCCGCATGGCTTTGTTGCTGGACTATGCCATGGCCGCCACACGGGCGCTCGACGACGTTGAGGCGGGCAGGGCGCCCAAGGATGTGCCCCAGGGCTTGGCCGTGCATCGGGACTGGTCGCTGGCCTTGCTGTTCGGCTCGCGTAGCGCGTTGGCGTTTTTGGTGATGAGTGCCTTCTGGCTGGCCACCGCCTGGCCATCCGCACCGGGCGGGCTGGTGCTGACGTGCGTGGTCTGCAGCCTGTTTGCCAGCCGGGAAAACGGTGCGCAGATCGGTTTGAGCTTTTTACGGGGCATTTTGCTTGCGATCCCCGCCGCATTCCTGGTGGGGCAGATCCTGCTGCCGCAGTGGAGCAGCTTCGCCATGCTCTGCTTAGGGATGGGCGTGCCGTTGTTTCCAGGGGCGTTGGGCATGGCGCACCCGCGTACAGGGGCAACAGCTACCTCTTATTGCCTGCATTTCATCGTACTGGTGTCGCCCCTTAACGCCATGCAGTTTGGTGTGGCGAGCATGCTCAACAGCGCCTTGGCCATGCTGGTTGGGGTGGGCGCCGCGGTAATGGCCTTTCGCTTGTTGGTGTTGCGCCACCCGGCCTGGCTTGGCAGGCGCTTGCGGGCCGCGACCCAAAGCGACCTTGTGCGCCTGACCCGGCGAGACCTGCGCGGTGCCGACAGCTGGTTTGGCGGGCGCATGGCCGACCGCCTGATGCAGTTGGCCCGCCAGGCAGGCGAGTTGCCGGAGGCCGAACGCAAGCGCTGGGACGATGGCCTGCATGGCCTGGATATTGGCGACGAACTGGTCCACCTGCGTATGTGCCTTGCCGTCGCGCAAGCGCCGCTGGGGGCAGCCGAGCGGGAGTACCTGAAACACGTCGAGGCCGTGTTGGCCGATGGGCCGGCAGCAGGCCGGGGGCATCGCCTGGATGCGGTCAGCGAGCAGTTCCTGGCCGCCCTGCGACGCCAGTCGGCCAGTGACCCGTTGCGCCTGGCCGAAGGGGCGGTGCTGCAGTTGCAGAAAAGCTGGGGCAAATGGTGCCGCTGGCAGGAGGACGCCCATGGGCTTGCGTGA